From a region of the Takifugu rubripes unplaced genomic scaffold, fTakRub1.2, whole genome shotgun sequence genome:
- the LOC101075060 gene encoding TBC1 domain family member 2A isoform X7: MFRCSREHVGTGSASAASSCRQQGESSSFLRGAASRVEWVKMFGSRSSTETQQGSTETQQGSTEIQQGSTETQQGSAEIQQGSTETQQGSTEIQQESTETQQGSTETQQGSTETQEGSSETQEGSSETQEGSSETQSPTGTKQDSTETQQGSTESQQGSTETHQGSTESQQGSTENQQGSTETQQGSTESQQGSTETQQGSTESQQGSTENQQCPTTTREGPAEGTDPSGAINSNQRLDSSAKPNCLKPPEKLFLSEQQEYFKDDQTKPEKYLAGPDQSGQDQLPAEKNWKDSPLTIQANIGESSVSKPHQEDPAGPFYTKHEQTCDEFQKYQRLDDLPSKKLRVNQPRWHSGDLDPIHLKNQQPTDQKNLSSVVSSEVRLPEAAFVAPLSEASAEEFAPAEAPSALGSTAEPKLCGFLLKQGGPLKAWKLRWFTYEEQKNQLFYYRTPQDVTPLGRIELSSATFTYPLKAETGTFHIKTPERTFVLKAVTQELMLYWLQQLQMKRWCHRRPAIGPHCPDSDPAANFLPLLKSPVGLVGEEAANVLSLRTPLANMSLKHPLIEIQNSVHSLRKRASREWSQSVFYVEAPMDPSNTTGLRTPPEPLKPPPTLLAEPPSQESPVETRESSSFFNSWNMKKTGGSSSQQDLSGDALSSQQVLSGDALSSQQVLSGDALSSQQVLSGDALSSQQVLGGDALSSQQVLSGDALSSQQVLSGDALSSQQVLGGDALSSQQVLSGDALSSQQVLSGDALSSQQVLSGDALSSQQVLSGDALSSQQVFSGDALSSQQMWRLQQDKQMLAEEVKAQKEMVWILHKALEASQLEKRSCAQFLAEKGEQERLEVLRHRERQAARLQEQLEEAKVEAESLRRRLAQRSTQVEELEEQIKILMEKNAAKQEVIINLSNQVTTWMVEQQLAASSNPSRQQTFKQLQQQMENLQDDIEAHKTQNKFLNSEIYQLTRLWRTSSEQERSLMMKTSYLEARICQTESSYLDVLRQLQDTKTLDAAQQEAVQKLVEDALKREMKSVARQQVTSDYDDYGFKIFSDYEVEDLKLLAKIQALEIRSHNLLQQEGVERPLLDRWAQYLTGRSDDHLTASQELKGLLRAGVPQEYRHRLWSWMVRVRTRSIREHDPECYQQKDPSKRGRRAVGRRIGVSLQATLVSAESGHSWRPRPRGVPVPGASPSQGCPPAVLLLLSPLCP, from the exons ATGTTCAGGTGTTCTCGGGAACATGTCGGTACAG GAAGTGCCAGTGCTGCCTCGTCCTGTCGACAACAAGGAGAGAGCTCTTCATTCCTTAGAGGGGCAGCGAGCCGAGTAGAGTGGGTCAAGATGTTTGGATCCCGGAGTTCTACAGAGACCCAGCAGGGTTCTACAGAGACCCAGCAGGGTTCTACAGAGATCCAGCAGGGTTCTACAGAGACCCAGCAGGGTTCTGCAGAGATCCAGCAGGGTTCTACAGAGACCCAGCAGGGTTCTACAGAGATCCAACAGGAGTCTACAGAGACCCAACAGGGTTCTACAGAGACCCAGCAGGGTTCTACAGAGACCCAAGAAGGTTCTTCAGAGACCCAAGAAGGTTCTTCAGAGACCCAAGAAGGTTCTTCAGAGACCCAAAGTCCCACAGGGACCAAGCAGGATTCTACAGAGACCCAACAAGGTTCTACAGAGAGCCAACAGGGTTCTACAGAGACCCACCAAGGTTCTACAGAGAGCCAACAGGGTTCTACAGAGAACCAACAAGGTTCTACAGAGACCCAACAAGGCTCTACAGAGAGCCAACAGGGTTCTACAGAGACCCAACAAGGTTCTACAGAGAGCCAACAGGGTTCTACAGAGAACCAACAATGTCCCACAACGACCCGAGAGGGTCCAGCTGAAGGAACGGATCCATCTGGTGCCATCAACAGTAATCAGAGACTAGATTCTTCAGCCAAACCAAATTGTCTGAAACCTCCAGAGAAACTCTtcctgtcagagcagcaggaaTATTTTAAGGACGACCAAACGAAACCAGAAAAATATCTAGCTGGTCCAGATCAAAGTGGCCAAGATCAActtcctgcagagaaaaacTGGAAAGATTCACCGTTAACAATTCAAGCTAATATAGGAGAAAGTTCTGTCTCCAAACCTCATCAAGAAGATCCAGCGGGTCCGTTTTACACAAAACATGAGCAAACCTGTGATGAATTTCAAAAGTATCAGAGACTGGACGATCTTCCATCAAAGAAGCTCAGAGTCAACCAACCTAGGTGGCACTCAGGTGACCTTGACCCGATCCATCTGAAGAACCAACAACCTACGGATCAGAAGAACCTGTCGTCCGTGGTTTCTTCAGAGGTTCGTCTGCCTGAAGCAGCTTTTGTGGCACCGCTGTCCGAGGCCTCTGCGGAGGAGTTCGCCCCGGCAGAGGCACCTTCAGCTCTGGGTTCGACAGCTGAGCCCAAACTGTGTGGCTTTCTGCTGAAGCAGGGGGGTCCACTGAAGGCCTGGAAGCTGCGCTGGTTCACATATGAAGAACAAAAGAACCAGCTGTTCTACTACAGGACGCCGCAGGATGTGACGCCACTGGGTCGGATTGAGCTCAGCAGCGCTACCTTCACCTACCCTCTGAAGGCTGAGACGGGCACCTTCCACATCAAGACACCTGAACGCACCTTCGTCCTCAAG GCTGTAACCCAGGAGCTGATGCTCTactggctgcagcagctccagatgaaACGCTGGTGCCACAGACGGCCGGCCATCGGTCCTCACTGTCCAGACAGCGACCCTGCAG CcaacttcctgcctctgctgaAGAGCCCAGTGGGTCTGGTGGGTGAAGAGGCGGCTAATGTCCTGTCCCTCAGAACTCCGCTCGCTAACATGTCACTAAAACATCCGCTAATCGAGATCCA GAACTCGGTCCACAGTCTGCGCAAGAGGGCGTCTCGGGAATGGAGCCAGAGCGTGTTCTACGTGGAGGCGCCGATGGACCCCAGCAACACCACAG GACTCAGGACTCCTCCTGAGCCCTTGAagcctcctcccaccctcctgGCTGAGCCTCCATCTCAAGAGTCTCCAGTGGAGACCAGAGAATCCTCATCTTTCTTCAACAGCTGGAACATGAAAAAGACTGGTGGCTCGTCCTCGCAGCAGGACTTGAGCGGGGACGCCCTGTCCTCGCAGCAGGTCTTGAGCGGGGACGCCCTGTcctcgcagcaggtcctgagcGGGGACGCCCTGTcctcgcagcaggtcctgagcGGGGACGCCCTGTCCTCGCAGCAGGTCCTGGGCGGGGACGCCCTGTcctcgcagcaggtcctgagcGGGGACGCCCTGTCCTCGCAGCAGGTCTTGAGCGGGGACGCCCTGTCCTCGCAGCAGGTCCTGGGCGGGGACGCCCTGTcctcgcagcaggtcctgagcGGGGACGCCCTGTCCTCGCAGCAGGTCTTGAGCGGGGACGCCCTGTcctcgcagcaggtcctgagcGGGGACGCCCTGTcctcgcagcaggtcctgagcGGGGACGCCCTGTCCTCGCAGCAGGTCTTTAGCGGGGACGCCCTGTCCTCGCAGCAGATGTGGCGCCTCCAGCAGGACAAACAGATGCTCGCTGAAGAAGTCAAAGCTCAGAAG GAGATGGTTTGGATCCTCCACAAAGCTTTGGAGGCATCTCAGCTGGAGAAGAGATCCTGTGCCCAGTTTTTGGCAGAGAAAGGTGAGCAGGAGCGTCTGGAGGTCCTGCGGCATCGCGAGCGGCAGGCAGCCAgactgcaggagcagctggaggaggccaaggTGGAGGCTGAGTCCCTGAGGAGACGTTTGGCTCAGAGGAGCACACaagtggaggagctggaggagcagatcaaGATACTGATGGAGAAGAATGCTGCCAAGCAGGAG GTGATTATAAACTTGTCCAACCAGGTGACCACCTGGATGGTTGAGCAGCAGCTCGCTGCATCGTCCAACCCTTCACGCCAACAGACCTTcaaacagcttcagcagcagatggagaaccTCCAG GACGATATCGAGGCTCATAAAACCCAGAACAAGTTTCTAAACTCTGAGATCTACCAGCTGACCAGACTGTGGAGAACCAGctcagagcaggagaggagtctgatgatgaag ACCTCCTACCTGGAGGCCCGTATCTGCCAGACGGAGAGCAGTTACCTGGACGTTCTGCGGCAGCTGCAGGACACCAAAACCCTGGATGCAGCTCAACAAGAAGCTGTTCAGAAGTTGGTGGAGGACGCTCTGAAAAGGGAGATGAAGAGCGTTGCTCGGCAGCAGGTGACCAG TGATTACGATGATTACGGCTTCAAAATCTTCTCGGACTATGAGGTGGAGGACCTGAAGCTGCTGGCCAAAATCCAGGCACTGGAGATCCGCTCAcacaacctgctgcagcag gaaggcgtggagcgccccctgctggaccgcTGGGCTCAGTACCTCACCGGCAGGTCCGACGACCACCTGACTGCATCGCAGGAGCTCAAAGGTTTGTTGAGAGCCGGAGTCCCTCAGGAGTACCGACACCGGCTGTGGAGCTGGATGGTGCGTGTCAGAACCAGAAGCATCAGAGAACATGACCCGGAGTGCTACCAGCAG AAGGATCCGAGCAAACGTGGACGCAGAGCAGTTGGACGGAGGATCGGCGTTAGCCTCCAGGCTACATTAGTGTCAGCAGAATCTGGGCACAGTTGGCGTCCCCGTCCCAGGGGCGTCCCCGTCCCAGGGGCGTCCCCGTCCCAGGGGTGTCCCCCAGCcgtcctgttgctgctgtctcctctgtgtccctAA
- the LOC101075060 gene encoding TBC1 domain family member 2A isoform X8, with product MFRCSREHVGTGSASAASSCRQQGESSSFLRGAASRVEWVKMFGSRSSTETQQGSTETQQGSTEIQQGSTETQQGSAEIQQGSTETQQGSTEIQQESTETQQGSTETQQGSTETQEGSSETQEGSSETQEGSSETQSPTGTKQDSTETQQGSTESQQGSTETHQGSTESQQGSTENQQGSTETQQGSTESQQGSTETQQGSTESQQGSTENQQCPTTTREGPAEGTDPSGAINSNQRLDSSAKPNCLKPPEKLFLSEQQEYFKDDQTKPEKYLAGPDQSGQDQLPAEKNWKDSPLTIQANIGESSVSKPHQEDPAGPFYTKHEQTCDEFQKYQRLDDLPSKKLRVNQPRWHSGDLDPIHLKNQQPTDQKNLSSVVSSEVRLPEAAFVAPLSEASAEEFAPAEAPSALGSTAEPKLCGFLLKQGGPLKAWKLRWFTYEEQKNQLFYYRTPQDVTPLGRIELSSATFTYPLKAETGTFHIKTPERTFVLKAVTQELMLYWLQQLQMKRWCHRRPAIGPHCPDSDPAANFLPLLKSPVGLVGEEAANVLSLRTPLANMSLKHPLIEIQNSVHSLRKRASREWSQSVFYVEAPMDPSNTTGLRTPPEPLKPPPTLLAEPPSQESPVETRESSSFFNSWNMKKTGGSSSQQDLSGDALSSQQVLSGDALSSQQVLSGDALSSQQVLSGDALSSQQVLGGDALSSQQVLSGDALSSQQVLSGDALSSQQVLGGDALSSQQVLSGDALSSQQVLSGDALSSQQVLSGDALSSQQVLSGDALSSQQVFSGDALSSQQMWRLQQDKQMLAEEVKAQKEMVWILHKALEASQLEKRSCAQFLAEKGEQERLEVLRHRERQAARLQEQLEEAKVEAESLRRRLAQRSTQVEELEEQIKILMEKNAAKQEVIINLSNQVTTWMVEQQLAASSNPSRQQTFKQLQQQMENLQDDIEAHKTQNKFLNSEIYQLTRLWRTSSEQERSLMMKTSYLEARICQTESSYLDVLRQLQDTKTLDAAQQEAVQKLVEDALKREMKSVARQQVTSDYDDYGFKIFSDYEVEDLKLLAKIQALEIRSHNLLQQEGVERPLLDRWAQYLTGRSDDHLTASQELKGLLRAGVPQEYRHRLWSWMVRVRTRSIREHDPECYQQVL from the exons ATGTTCAGGTGTTCTCGGGAACATGTCGGTACAG GAAGTGCCAGTGCTGCCTCGTCCTGTCGACAACAAGGAGAGAGCTCTTCATTCCTTAGAGGGGCAGCGAGCCGAGTAGAGTGGGTCAAGATGTTTGGATCCCGGAGTTCTACAGAGACCCAGCAGGGTTCTACAGAGACCCAGCAGGGTTCTACAGAGATCCAGCAGGGTTCTACAGAGACCCAGCAGGGTTCTGCAGAGATCCAGCAGGGTTCTACAGAGACCCAGCAGGGTTCTACAGAGATCCAACAGGAGTCTACAGAGACCCAACAGGGTTCTACAGAGACCCAGCAGGGTTCTACAGAGACCCAAGAAGGTTCTTCAGAGACCCAAGAAGGTTCTTCAGAGACCCAAGAAGGTTCTTCAGAGACCCAAAGTCCCACAGGGACCAAGCAGGATTCTACAGAGACCCAACAAGGTTCTACAGAGAGCCAACAGGGTTCTACAGAGACCCACCAAGGTTCTACAGAGAGCCAACAGGGTTCTACAGAGAACCAACAAGGTTCTACAGAGACCCAACAAGGCTCTACAGAGAGCCAACAGGGTTCTACAGAGACCCAACAAGGTTCTACAGAGAGCCAACAGGGTTCTACAGAGAACCAACAATGTCCCACAACGACCCGAGAGGGTCCAGCTGAAGGAACGGATCCATCTGGTGCCATCAACAGTAATCAGAGACTAGATTCTTCAGCCAAACCAAATTGTCTGAAACCTCCAGAGAAACTCTtcctgtcagagcagcaggaaTATTTTAAGGACGACCAAACGAAACCAGAAAAATATCTAGCTGGTCCAGATCAAAGTGGCCAAGATCAActtcctgcagagaaaaacTGGAAAGATTCACCGTTAACAATTCAAGCTAATATAGGAGAAAGTTCTGTCTCCAAACCTCATCAAGAAGATCCAGCGGGTCCGTTTTACACAAAACATGAGCAAACCTGTGATGAATTTCAAAAGTATCAGAGACTGGACGATCTTCCATCAAAGAAGCTCAGAGTCAACCAACCTAGGTGGCACTCAGGTGACCTTGACCCGATCCATCTGAAGAACCAACAACCTACGGATCAGAAGAACCTGTCGTCCGTGGTTTCTTCAGAGGTTCGTCTGCCTGAAGCAGCTTTTGTGGCACCGCTGTCCGAGGCCTCTGCGGAGGAGTTCGCCCCGGCAGAGGCACCTTCAGCTCTGGGTTCGACAGCTGAGCCCAAACTGTGTGGCTTTCTGCTGAAGCAGGGGGGTCCACTGAAGGCCTGGAAGCTGCGCTGGTTCACATATGAAGAACAAAAGAACCAGCTGTTCTACTACAGGACGCCGCAGGATGTGACGCCACTGGGTCGGATTGAGCTCAGCAGCGCTACCTTCACCTACCCTCTGAAGGCTGAGACGGGCACCTTCCACATCAAGACACCTGAACGCACCTTCGTCCTCAAG GCTGTAACCCAGGAGCTGATGCTCTactggctgcagcagctccagatgaaACGCTGGTGCCACAGACGGCCGGCCATCGGTCCTCACTGTCCAGACAGCGACCCTGCAG CcaacttcctgcctctgctgaAGAGCCCAGTGGGTCTGGTGGGTGAAGAGGCGGCTAATGTCCTGTCCCTCAGAACTCCGCTCGCTAACATGTCACTAAAACATCCGCTAATCGAGATCCA GAACTCGGTCCACAGTCTGCGCAAGAGGGCGTCTCGGGAATGGAGCCAGAGCGTGTTCTACGTGGAGGCGCCGATGGACCCCAGCAACACCACAG GACTCAGGACTCCTCCTGAGCCCTTGAagcctcctcccaccctcctgGCTGAGCCTCCATCTCAAGAGTCTCCAGTGGAGACCAGAGAATCCTCATCTTTCTTCAACAGCTGGAACATGAAAAAGACTGGTGGCTCGTCCTCGCAGCAGGACTTGAGCGGGGACGCCCTGTCCTCGCAGCAGGTCTTGAGCGGGGACGCCCTGTcctcgcagcaggtcctgagcGGGGACGCCCTGTcctcgcagcaggtcctgagcGGGGACGCCCTGTCCTCGCAGCAGGTCCTGGGCGGGGACGCCCTGTcctcgcagcaggtcctgagcGGGGACGCCCTGTCCTCGCAGCAGGTCTTGAGCGGGGACGCCCTGTCCTCGCAGCAGGTCCTGGGCGGGGACGCCCTGTcctcgcagcaggtcctgagcGGGGACGCCCTGTCCTCGCAGCAGGTCTTGAGCGGGGACGCCCTGTcctcgcagcaggtcctgagcGGGGACGCCCTGTcctcgcagcaggtcctgagcGGGGACGCCCTGTCCTCGCAGCAGGTCTTTAGCGGGGACGCCCTGTCCTCGCAGCAGATGTGGCGCCTCCAGCAGGACAAACAGATGCTCGCTGAAGAAGTCAAAGCTCAGAAG GAGATGGTTTGGATCCTCCACAAAGCTTTGGAGGCATCTCAGCTGGAGAAGAGATCCTGTGCCCAGTTTTTGGCAGAGAAAGGTGAGCAGGAGCGTCTGGAGGTCCTGCGGCATCGCGAGCGGCAGGCAGCCAgactgcaggagcagctggaggaggccaaggTGGAGGCTGAGTCCCTGAGGAGACGTTTGGCTCAGAGGAGCACACaagtggaggagctggaggagcagatcaaGATACTGATGGAGAAGAATGCTGCCAAGCAGGAG GTGATTATAAACTTGTCCAACCAGGTGACCACCTGGATGGTTGAGCAGCAGCTCGCTGCATCGTCCAACCCTTCACGCCAACAGACCTTcaaacagcttcagcagcagatggagaaccTCCAG GACGATATCGAGGCTCATAAAACCCAGAACAAGTTTCTAAACTCTGAGATCTACCAGCTGACCAGACTGTGGAGAACCAGctcagagcaggagaggagtctgatgatgaag ACCTCCTACCTGGAGGCCCGTATCTGCCAGACGGAGAGCAGTTACCTGGACGTTCTGCGGCAGCTGCAGGACACCAAAACCCTGGATGCAGCTCAACAAGAAGCTGTTCAGAAGTTGGTGGAGGACGCTCTGAAAAGGGAGATGAAGAGCGTTGCTCGGCAGCAGGTGACCAG TGATTACGATGATTACGGCTTCAAAATCTTCTCGGACTATGAGGTGGAGGACCTGAAGCTGCTGGCCAAAATCCAGGCACTGGAGATCCGCTCAcacaacctgctgcagcag gaaggcgtggagcgccccctgctggaccgcTGGGCTCAGTACCTCACCGGCAGGTCCGACGACCACCTGACTGCATCGCAGGAGCTCAAAGGTTTGTTGAGAGCCGGAGTCCCTCAGGAGTACCGACACCGGCTGTGGAGCTGGATGGTGCGTGTCAGAACCAGAAGCATCAGAGAACATGACCCGGAGTGCTACCAGCAGGTTCTGTAG
- the LOC115248421 gene encoding LOW QUALITY PROTEIN: arf-GAP with Rho-GAP domain, ANK repeat and PH domain-containing protein 3-like (The sequence of the model RefSeq protein was modified relative to this genomic sequence to represent the inferred CDS: inserted 2 bases in 1 codon; substituted 1 base at 1 genomic stop codon), producing the protein MSLAPPQPSLRPEEDGTISPYASYTSMTEKAPPIICSWLDKLSPQGNYVFQKRYVKFDGKNLMYFGSEKDVYPKGVIPLAAIQMARPAKDNKLEVVTHPRIFVFRTENEALRQRWVGILQEHVRDQLVFGRRRXFGPGPHCQKQGFLDLKGTKSKVYAAIIMEEIWLYKSEQCFRNGIGITLIEAHGATIRDGKHKSFDLITPHRTFSFTAESEREKRDWMEALQEAIAETLSDYEVAEKIWSNRSNRMCADCKAVNPDWASINLCVVICKNCRSILXCCPGQHRGLGTMVSKVQSLKLDTSVWSNEIVQLFIMLGNDRANEFWAARLSPTHELDCDASPDQRKEFIIQKYREGRYRLRSPAFSNQEELLKVLCAAVSEQTLLKTVTQIFLEVESPSLGNNGDSRQLQQHQPLNHLSASDPGVYDEVMQSVFHSGYLYKAVSSHWGTLSRKTREDFQKLWCSVDRSLMFYESDLSADPCMQISLRDIVCLGVSRPDSSSNNGFLDSRFRYTFELYLSSEKLSHFGVETAEALHSWTRSIGKAATPLSCHCLLTREFERVGRLRYRAMLDPQQWKEAYFVLQKSNLFICPLTDGAAEDIINLKRLQELSVASETGNHEKKDILVLVEKGRTLHLQGVGRTDFSLWYCDIQRAAGGKGNALREQQLSRNDIPIIVDSCICFITQYGLGHEGIYRKNGAKSRIKLLMDEFRRDARNVKLRIGDHFIEDVTDVLKRFFREVDDPVFMADLHPLWQEAAKIRQRSLRLDRYKDIIRTLPRVNRTTLAALISHLYRVQKCADLNQMCTKNLALLFAPSLFQTDGKGEHEVKIVEDLIDNYLFVFDIDEEHQSQIDLEISLITSWKDTQLSQAGDLIVEVYLEMKIPDCCVTLKVSPTMCAEELTNQVLFMRNVPVGDKHMWMAFEAVEDGQLERPLHPKEKVLEQVLQWCKMADPRSSYLLVKSIPTGQGLNIFTSYESDIMKVGLLKCREEPPKLLQGTKFQERTFQIKEHKLLLLKDKKSIRPEKEWSLKSMKIYIGIRRKLKAPTRWGFTVMSDKHQLFLCCTCEADLWDWISCFLRAQNDDPVPPVLRRHSSSDISKQKFGTMPLVPIRGDESNSSMLSANQTLRKLHDRRTLSMYFPMKGQQDSFEEHSASPDLPEPLYEEVGDFGLQVLKSLETSFLSSSTAETQEVKDQLQLTLVPVDHPTVCDSQVEHSSVEPVDHRGGGDGGGVDSSRMRQLQGVCTPSQELLLQELSSAFIKKTEEEEQEPPCDV; encoded by the exons GAACTATGTTTTCCAGAAGCGTTATGTCAAGTTTGATGGCAAAAATCTGATGTACTTTGGCAGTGAAAAG GACGTCTACCCCAAAGGAGTGATCCCATTGGCTGCCATCCAGATGGCCCGGCCAGCCAAAGACAATAAGTTGGAAGTCGTGACACATCCACggatctttgttttcaggaCCGAAAATGAAG CTTTACGGCAACGATGGGTCGGAATTCTGCAAGAACATGTCAGAGATCAGTTAGTGTTTGGTCGGCGCCG TTTTGGTCCTGGGCCACATTGCCAGAAACAGGGTTTCCTAGACCTGAAGGGAACCAAATCCAAAGTTTATGCTGCCATCATCATGGAGGAGATCTGGTTGTACAAGAGCGAACAG tgtTTCCGTAACGGAATTGGCATCACACTAATCGAAGCTCACGGAGCAACAATTAGGGATGGGAAACACAAGAGCTTTGACCTCATCACCCCACACAGAACCTTCAG TTTCACGGCAGAGTCAGAGCGGGAGAAGCGGGATTGGATGGAGGCACTACAGGAGGCCATTGCAGAAACTCTGTCAGACTACGAGGTGGCCGAGAAGATCTGGTCCAATCGCTCCAACAGAATGTGTGCCGACTGCAAGGCTGTGAACCCGGACTGGGCCTCAATTAACCTGTGTGTAGTCATCTGCAAGAACTGCCGCAG CATATTGTGATGTTGTCCAGGGCAACACCGAGGTCTGGGAACGATGGTGTCCAAGGTCCAGAGTCTCAAACTGGACACCAGTGTGTGGAGCAATGAGATAGTCCAG ctGTTCATCATGCTGGGGAACGATCGGGCCAATGAGTTCTGGGCAGCCCGGCTGAGTCCGACCCACGAGCTGGACTGTGATGCATCACCTGATCAAAGGAAAGAGTTTATCATTCAGAAGTACAGAGAGGGGCGGTATCGTCTGAGAAGCCCCGCCTTCAGCAACCAGGAAGAGCTGCTCAAG GTCCTCTGTGCTGCCGTCTCTGAACAGACTCTCCTGAAAACCGTCACTCAGATCTTCTTGGAGGTGGAGTCTCCATCCCTCGGGAACAACGGCGACAGCCGTCAGCTTCAGCAGCACCAACCCCTGAACCACCTCAGTGCCTCAG atCCAGGGGTGTACGATGAGGTCATGCAGTCGGTCTTCCATTCTGGTTACCTCTACAAGGCTGTCTCCTCCCACTGGGGGACATTGTCCAGGAAGACACGAGAAG ATTTCCAGAAGTTGTGGTGTTCTGTGGACCGCTCTCTGATGTTCTACGAGTCGGACCTGTCGGCTGATCCCTGCATGCAGATCAGCCTGAGAGACATCGTGTGTTTAGGAGTCAGCCGACCCGACTCGTCCAGCAACAACGGATTCCTGGACAG CAGGTTCCGCTACACCTTTGAGTTGTACCTGAGCTCGGAGAAGCTTTCCCACTTTGGTGTGGAGACGGCTGAAGCTCTGCACAGCTGGACGCGGTCTATCGGGAAG GCGGCGACGCCGCTCAGCTGCCACTGCCTGCTGACGCGGGAGTTTGAGCGGGTCGGGCGGCTGCGCTACAGAGCCATGCTGGACCCTCAGCAGTGGAAGGAGGCCTACTTCGTCCTGCAGAAGTCCAACCTGttcatctgtcctctcactGACGGCGCAGCAGAAGACATCATCAACCTGAAGCGTCTGCAGGAGCTCA GTGTTGCCTCCGAGACTGGGAACCACGAGAAGAAGGACATCCTCGTTCTAGTGGAGAAAGGAAG gacTCTGCATCTCCAGGGTGTCGGGCGGACGGACTTCTCCCTCTGGTACTGTGACATCCAGAGGGCAGCAGGTGGGAAAGGAAACGCTCtgagggagcagcagctgagccgAAACGATATCCCCATCATCGTGGACAGCTGCATCTGCTTCATCACCCAGTACG GTCTGGGCCACGAGGGAATCTACCGCAAGAATGGAGCAAAATCCAGAATCAAGCTGCTGATGGATGAGTTTCGAAGAGATGCACGAAATGTGAAGTTGCGTATTGGAGACCACTTTATCGAGGATGTGACAGACGTCCTCAAGAGATTCTTCAGAGAGGTGGACGACCCGGTCTTCATGGCTGACCTTCACCCGCTGTGGCAGGAAGCTGCAA aaatCCGCCAGAGGAGTCTGAGATTGGACCGCTACAAAGACATCATCCGGACTCTGCCCCGCGTGAACAGAACCACTCTGGCTGCTCTAATAAGTCACCTGTACAG GGTCCAGAAGTGTGCTGATCTGAACCAGATGTGCACCAAGAACCTGGCGCTGCTGTTCGCCCCCAGTCTGTTCCAGACAGACGGGAAGGGAGAACATGAGGTGAAGATCGTGGAGGACCTGATCGATAACTACCTCTTTGTCTTTGAC ATCGACGAGGAGCATCAGAGTCAGATTGACCTGGAGATCAGCCTCATCACCAGCTGGAAGGACACCCAG ctgtccCAGGCTGGTGATCTGATCGTTGAGGTCTACCTGGAGATGAAGATTCCTGACTGCTGTGTTACCCTGAAG gTTTCCCCCACCATGTGTGCTGAGGAGCTGACCAATCAGGTTCTGTTCATGAGGAACGTTCCTGTTGGAGACAAACACATGTGGATGGCGTTTGAGGCAGTGGAGGATGGACAGCTGG AGAGACCGCTGCACCCCAAAGAGAAGGTCCTGGAGCAGGTGCTGCAGTGGTGCAAGATGGCCGACCCCAGGTCCTCCTACctgctggtgaagagcatcCCAACAGGACAGGGCCTGAACATCTTCacct CCTATGAGAGTGACATCATGAAGGTGGGTCTACTGAAATGTCGCGAGGAACCTCCGAAGCTCCTCCAGGGCACCAAGTTCCAGGAGAGAACCTTCCAGATCAAAGAACACAAACTGTTGCTGCTAAAGGACAAGAAG AGCATCAGACCAGAGAAGGAGTGGTCTTTGAAGTCTATGAAGATCTACATTGGGATCCGCAGGAAGCTAAAGGCTCCCACCAG GTGGGGCTTCACAGTGATGTCAGACAAACACCAGCT GTTCTTGTGCTGCACCTGTGAAGCAGACCTCTGGGACTGGATCTCCTGCTTCCTCAGGGCCCAG AACGATGATCCGGTTCCTCCAGTTCTCCGCCGTCACTCATCATCAGACATCTCCAAGCAGAAGTTTGGCACCATGCCTTTGGTTCCgatcagaggagatgagagcaacagcagcatgctGTCGGCCAATCAGACGCTG AGGAAGCTGCATGACAGAAGGACTCTCTCCATGTACTTT CCGATGAAGGGCCAGCAGGACTCTTTTGAGGAGCATTCTGCTTCTCCAGACCTTCCTGAACCCCTCTATGAGGAGGTTGGAGATTTTGGCCTGCAGGTTCTCAAGTCTCTGGAGACCAGCTTCTTGTCCAGCAGCACTGCTGAAACGCAGGAAGTCAAAGACCAACTGCAGCTCACACTGGTTCCTGTGGACCACCCTACGGTCTGTGACTCTCAGGTAGAACACAGCTCTGTGGAGCCTGTGGATcatagaggaggaggtgatggaggaggggtGGACTCATCAAGGATGAGGCAGCTGCAGGGCGTGTGTACACCATCCCAGGAGCTGCTCCTACAGGAGCTGTCATCCGCCTTCATCAAGaagactgaggaagaggagcaggagccgcCATGTGATGTCTGA